One Pseudorhodoplanes sinuspersici DNA segment encodes these proteins:
- a CDS encoding phage terminase small subunit P27 family has protein sequence MGRRGPKPEPGAVKEQKAPVRSRQRKTVAATLPGAPVASGDAPKWLKDEGLKIFQRMAPLLRSMKLLTEADVPAFARYCKHYARWLSLQKRLDKEGDIYEIETASGKVRRADPAFTMADRLDRMMLAFEDRFGLNPAERQRIMAARATTGATGDLFNAGQAKDPERRSDDPATPAAEAAEPIEGPIGLLN, from the coding sequence ATGGGTCGACGTGGGCCAAAGCCAGAGCCTGGCGCGGTGAAGGAGCAGAAGGCTCCGGTTCGCAGTCGGCAGCGCAAGACGGTCGCTGCGACACTGCCTGGCGCGCCGGTGGCTTCAGGCGATGCGCCGAAGTGGCTGAAGGATGAGGGGCTGAAGATTTTCCAGCGCATGGCGCCGCTGCTGCGGAGCATGAAGCTGCTGACCGAAGCCGACGTTCCGGCCTTCGCTCGCTATTGCAAGCACTATGCACGCTGGCTGTCATTGCAGAAGCGGCTCGACAAGGAAGGCGACATCTATGAGATCGAAACCGCGAGCGGCAAGGTTCGTCGGGCCGATCCAGCTTTCACGATGGCCGATCGCCTCGACCGCATGATGCTCGCGTTCGAAGATCGGTTCGGGTTGAACCCGGCCGAGCGCCAGCGGATCATGGCGGCGCGCGCCACTACTGGCGCAACTGGCGATCTGTTCAATGCTGGTCAGGCAAAGGATCCGGAGCGCCGCTCCGACGATCCGGCGACACCAGCAGCTGAGGCTGCCGAACCGATCGAAGGGCCGATCGGCCTCCTGAACTGA
- a CDS encoding terminase large subunit, whose protein sequence is MSAKRKVEEPPRPAALKAFPNAHWDGEFWRDGEFWYDERTADKAASFFPNHLVFTEGEWAGRPFYLENWEEHDIVRPLFGWKRKDGTRRFRRCFVWIARKNGKTELAAGIALLILVGDAEMGGQVFSIASEEAQAKIVFTKASNMAVRTPVLAQKLECLGKVIYCPELNASFRFLSGKPKGKHGLNMSGLVGDEIHEWPNGDLYTFVHDSAAARRQPLEFLISTAGQKGTHGEEVYRECQAILAGDIEDAETMVVIYAPGEDDDWTKEETWRKANPNFGKSVKVEPFMADFKRARQLPRLENDFKRYRLNIWTDQAVRWLPMDSVDDEGRRFGWDHCIGPIPWCDKGKQPFESQFEQRLIGKRCFGGLDLSSTQDLSALIWWFPIQDGLEVPVALARAFKPADLVKEHAKRDRQPYERWVKEGALFTTPGNVVDYSFIERQVLNDATKFRVAYYGQAKREAHEGGLAIDRFNATGTAVRLEAEGIPVVLFGQGFISLSAPSKELERLVMGNGFHHGGHPVFRRHAQAVAVVTDDVENIKPTKAKSSGRIDLIAGLVNAIGIAIASPVEERSVYETRGALVL, encoded by the coding sequence ATGTCAGCGAAACGGAAGGTTGAGGAGCCGCCGCGGCCGGCCGCGCTGAAGGCGTTTCCGAACGCACATTGGGACGGCGAGTTCTGGCGTGACGGTGAGTTCTGGTACGACGAGCGCACGGCGGACAAGGCGGCGTCGTTCTTCCCAAACCATCTAGTCTTCACCGAAGGTGAGTGGGCCGGCCGCCCTTTCTATCTTGAGAACTGGGAAGAGCACGACATCGTCCGGCCGCTGTTCGGCTGGAAGCGGAAGGACGGCACGCGCCGCTTTCGCCGGTGTTTCGTCTGGATCGCGCGCAAGAATGGCAAGACGGAATTAGCCGCCGGCATCGCGCTGCTGATCCTGGTCGGCGATGCCGAGATGGGTGGGCAGGTCTTCTCAATCGCCTCGGAAGAGGCGCAAGCGAAGATCGTCTTCACCAAGGCGAGCAATATGGCGGTGCGAACGCCTGTGCTTGCGCAGAAGCTCGAATGCCTTGGCAAAGTTATCTACTGCCCGGAACTGAATGCATCGTTCCGGTTTCTGTCCGGCAAGCCGAAGGGCAAGCACGGTTTGAACATGTCGGGTCTTGTCGGTGACGAGATCCACGAATGGCCGAACGGTGATCTCTACACATTCGTCCATGATTCGGCCGCCGCACGCCGGCAGCCACTGGAGTTTCTGATATCGACCGCCGGCCAGAAGGGGACGCACGGCGAAGAGGTTTACCGGGAATGTCAGGCGATCCTCGCCGGTGACATCGAAGATGCTGAGACGATGGTCGTGATCTACGCCCCTGGCGAGGATGACGACTGGACGAAGGAAGAGACTTGGCGCAAGGCCAATCCGAACTTCGGCAAGTCCGTCAAGGTCGAGCCTTTCATGGCCGACTTCAAACGGGCAAGGCAGCTTCCGCGGCTTGAAAACGATTTCAAGCGCTACCGGCTGAACATCTGGACCGATCAGGCGGTTCGTTGGCTGCCGATGGACTCGGTCGATGATGAGGGGCGGCGCTTCGGTTGGGATCATTGTATCGGTCCGATCCCGTGGTGCGATAAGGGAAAGCAACCGTTTGAGTCCCAATTCGAACAACGTCTGATCGGTAAGCGATGTTTCGGCGGCCTGGATCTGTCATCAACGCAGGATTTGTCGGCTCTGATCTGGTGGTTTCCGATTCAGGATGGGCTTGAAGTTCCCGTTGCTCTCGCGCGCGCGTTCAAGCCGGCAGATCTGGTCAAAGAGCACGCGAAGCGTGACCGCCAGCCTTACGAGCGTTGGGTGAAAGAAGGGGCGCTGTTCACCACACCCGGCAATGTTGTCGATTACAGTTTCATTGAACGGCAGGTTTTGAATGACGCAACGAAGTTTCGGGTTGCGTACTACGGGCAGGCCAAGCGTGAGGCGCATGAAGGCGGTTTAGCGATTGACCGTTTTAACGCGACCGGCACTGCAGTGCGACTTGAGGCGGAAGGCATTCCAGTCGTCCTCTTCGGTCAGGGATTCATTTCGCTTTCGGCTCCGTCGAAAGAACTTGAGCGACTCGTGATGGGAAACGGATTTCATCATGGTGGCCATCCTGTATTCCGTCGGCACGCGCAAGCTGTCGCCGTCGTCACCGACGATGTCGAAAACATTAAGCCGACAAAGGCGAAGTCAAGCGGTCGGATCGACCTGATAGCGGGTCTCGTCAATGCGATCGGTATCGCGATCGCATCTCCGGTCGAAGAAAGATCAGTCTACGAGACCCGCGGCGCGCTGGTCCTGTAA
- a CDS encoding head maturation protease, ClpP-related encodes MTIRKLPEAKTFARPQNFQWDSPSDVLAKWSEKPLAAESDDANTISIYDVIGEDFWTGGGFTAKRMSAALRSIGKHDVTVKVNSPGGDMFEGIAIYNLLREHPAKVTIDVMGWAASAASIIAMAGDDIRMGLGTFMMVHNAWGMVVGNRHDMAEASTLFEGFDSAIADIYQARTGLDRKAIQKLMDAETFMGPSEAVEKGFADSVNEGLTASEGDAKNLDQRLMARRQTEAALAKAGYPRSMRSEMLAQITNSAARDAGQSTAARDAGAFAASARELINLIKS; translated from the coding sequence ATGACGATCCGAAAACTGCCTGAGGCAAAGACGTTCGCGCGCCCGCAGAACTTTCAGTGGGATTCGCCTTCCGATGTTCTCGCGAAGTGGTCGGAAAAGCCGTTGGCTGCAGAGTCGGACGATGCCAACACGATCTCGATCTATGACGTGATCGGCGAAGATTTCTGGACCGGCGGGGGTTTCACAGCGAAGCGCATGTCTGCAGCGCTGCGTTCGATCGGCAAGCACGATGTCACAGTGAAGGTTAATTCGCCTGGCGGCGATATGTTCGAAGGCATCGCGATCTACAATCTGCTGCGCGAGCATCCAGCCAAGGTAACCATTGATGTTATGGGATGGGCTGCATCCGCTGCATCCATTATCGCGATGGCTGGCGACGATATCCGCATGGGCCTCGGCACCTTCATGATGGTGCACAATGCTTGGGGCATGGTCGTTGGAAACCGCCACGACATGGCAGAGGCATCCACCCTGTTCGAAGGCTTCGATAGCGCTATCGCCGATATCTACCAAGCCCGCACCGGTCTGGATCGCAAGGCAATCCAAAAACTGATGGATGCCGAGACCTTCATGGGGCCGTCCGAAGCTGTCGAGAAGGGTTTCGCCGACTCTGTCAATGAGGGGCTCACGGCGTCCGAAGGCGATGCCAAGAACCTTGACCAGCGCCTGATGGCTCGCCGGCAGACCGAAGCCGCGCTCGCCAAGGCCGGCTATCCCCGTTCCATGCGCAGTGAAATGCTTGCGCAGATCACCAATTCGGCCGCGCGTGATGCAGGCCAGTCCACCGCCGCGCGTGATGCAGGCGCTTTTGCAGCTTCCGCCCGGGAGCTGATCAACCTCATCAAATCATAG
- a CDS encoding phage major capsid protein, whose amino-acid sequence MQNIIPTGLVPGAAALAAPSSTRARGLVGFGARADASDATKILNELKSTFEAFKAERDKEIADLKKGLGDVVQTEKVDRINAEITKLQTSLDEVNSVLAALRVGGGGGSGLTTEQKAHKDAFNQFFRKGVDNGLVDLEVKAGLRSTSDPDGGALVPEEQATTIEELARTASVMRQLASVITISTGTYKKLVNLGGAGYGWVGETQARPETSTPTLAELAFNVMEIYANPAATQTLLDDARVDIAAWLGNEVAQTFADQEGAAFVAGDGVLKPRGILGYDIVANGSYAWGKLGYVPTGVAAALSDASNNGTDALIDLYYSLKSTYRNGASWLMSDAVMGTVRKFKDGDDNYIWAPPTSAAEMATVLGKPVYNDDNMQAVGAGNYPIAFGNFARGYLIVDRFGIRVLRDPYTNKPWVHFYTTKRVGGGVQNFEAIKLLKVATS is encoded by the coding sequence ATGCAGAATATCATCCCGACGGGCCTCGTGCCCGGAGCGGCGGCATTGGCCGCGCCTTCGTCTACCCGCGCCCGTGGTCTCGTTGGTTTCGGCGCGCGCGCAGACGCCTCCGATGCCACCAAGATCCTCAACGAGCTCAAAAGTACCTTTGAGGCCTTCAAGGCGGAGCGTGACAAGGAAATCGCTGACCTGAAGAAGGGGCTGGGCGATGTGGTGCAGACCGAAAAGGTTGACCGCATCAATGCCGAGATCACCAAACTTCAGACATCTCTCGACGAGGTGAATTCGGTTCTGGCAGCTCTCCGCGTCGGCGGCGGCGGCGGTTCTGGCCTCACCACGGAGCAGAAGGCACACAAGGATGCCTTCAATCAGTTCTTCCGCAAGGGTGTCGACAACGGTCTCGTTGACCTGGAAGTGAAGGCTGGTCTGCGTTCGACGTCCGATCCGGACGGCGGTGCTCTTGTTCCTGAAGAGCAGGCAACCACGATCGAGGAGCTTGCGCGAACCGCGTCGGTTATGCGGCAACTCGCGTCGGTCATTACGATCTCGACGGGCACCTACAAGAAACTCGTGAACTTGGGTGGCGCCGGCTATGGTTGGGTCGGCGAGACGCAGGCGCGTCCCGAAACGTCAACGCCGACGCTCGCTGAACTCGCTTTCAACGTTATGGAAATCTATGCCAACCCGGCGGCGACCCAGACGTTGCTCGATGATGCGCGTGTCGACATCGCGGCCTGGCTCGGCAATGAGGTCGCGCAGACCTTCGCTGATCAGGAAGGGGCTGCCTTTGTCGCCGGTGACGGCGTGCTCAAGCCGCGCGGGATTCTTGGCTATGACATTGTCGCCAACGGATCCTATGCGTGGGGCAAGCTCGGTTATGTGCCGACCGGTGTTGCGGCAGCACTCTCCGACGCTTCCAACAACGGAACCGATGCGCTGATCGATCTGTATTATTCTCTGAAGTCGACCTATCGCAACGGCGCGTCCTGGCTCATGTCCGACGCTGTGATGGGTACTGTCCGCAAGTTCAAGGATGGTGACGACAACTACATCTGGGCTCCTCCGACCTCTGCGGCCGAAATGGCCACAGTGCTCGGCAAGCCGGTCTACAATGACGACAACATGCAGGCTGTAGGTGCGGGCAATTACCCCATCGCTTTCGGCAACTTCGCGCGTGGCTATCTGATTGTCGATCGTTTTGGCATCCGCGTTCTGCGTGATCCGTACACGAACAAGCCATGGGTGCATTTCTACACCACGAAGCGCGTCGGTGGCGGCGTGCAGAACTTCGAGGCCATCAAGCTTCTGAAGGTCGCGACGAGCTAG
- the nusG gene encoding transcription termination/antitermination protein NusG — MLMSTKPTWEEIAKAALEEAAREDARRGVRYGSGDAGNKAWHIVRAVGKSDLQVQERLHDLHIEFYYPQVLEMRKVPRRQLSASQRRSNVEIKRPQPSPMFPKYIFVHFDMERGGWRDLFRHAGVGGMVCHGDLPVWVPDTLISSIKGRENNGLVPGTVATRVVFNVGDMVTVTSGPFASFPAVVERGLDVAIEDLDPEDRISVAISIFGRATPAELEVWQVAKH, encoded by the coding sequence ATGCTGATGTCGACGAAGCCGACCTGGGAAGAAATTGCGAAGGCGGCTCTGGAAGAGGCGGCAAGGGAAGATGCTCGCCGCGGTGTTCGGTATGGGTCTGGCGATGCCGGAAATAAGGCATGGCATATCGTTCGCGCTGTGGGGAAGTCGGACCTTCAGGTGCAGGAGCGGCTTCACGATCTGCATATCGAGTTCTACTATCCGCAGGTGCTGGAAATGCGGAAAGTGCCAAGGCGCCAACTTTCAGCGTCGCAGCGTCGGTCCAACGTCGAAATCAAGAGGCCGCAGCCTTCGCCGATGTTCCCGAAATATATCTTTGTCCACTTCGATATGGAGCGCGGTGGATGGCGCGACCTATTCCGGCATGCAGGCGTCGGTGGCATGGTCTGTCATGGTGATCTTCCAGTCTGGGTGCCTGACACGCTGATCTCCAGCATCAAGGGGAGGGAGAATAACGGCCTTGTGCCCGGCACGGTGGCTACAAGGGTCGTCTTTAACGTCGGCGATATGGTCACTGTGACCAGCGGACCCTTTGCTTCCTTCCCCGCAGTTGTGGAAAGAGGCCTTGACGTGGCGATCGAGGACCTAGACCCGGAAGACAGAATCAGCGTAGCGATTAGCATCTTCGGACGTGCCACCCCTGCTGAGTTGGAAGTCTGGCAAGTCGCCAAACACTAG
- a CDS encoding phage portal protein, which translates to MALRWPWSQKSADVPRNAVQDSGGGVLITTSAELEQFLKDGQTTKAGPVVTAETAMREGPVYACVRILSGPPATLPLSIKRRLDARTREDASDTDLWKLWNRRPNRWQKPHQFKRMLMAHVLLRGNAVCLKVVSRGALKELIPLHPDRVEIKQKDDLSLSFEYTRKNGGKSFFTQDEIFHLYGLTLNGYSGVTPITYARETIGLALAQENYGASQFKNGMRASGVLTHPQKLGEESRKNIKASLDEYRAGGESEGKFLLLEEGMTQSQLKMTAQDTQWVESRKLSVRDIAMFFGVPPSMIGDNSGSDSNWGTGLEQKANGFVTFTLEDYLTMFEEGITIDLNSDPAIYAKYNRAALVKGDIKARWDAYVKGLQWGVYSPNEVRALEDQNPRKGGDIYYPPPNTAGGSNPDSETGEAGNDDPKTA; encoded by the coding sequence ATGGCACTGCGCTGGCCTTGGTCTCAGAAGTCTGCAGATGTGCCGCGCAATGCGGTTCAGGATTCCGGCGGCGGAGTGCTGATCACGACATCTGCAGAGCTTGAGCAGTTTCTGAAAGACGGGCAGACGACAAAAGCTGGTCCGGTTGTTACCGCTGAGACCGCGATGCGGGAGGGTCCGGTTTATGCCTGTGTACGAATTCTGTCGGGTCCACCGGCTACGCTTCCGTTGAGCATCAAGCGGCGGCTCGATGCGCGAACACGGGAGGATGCATCCGACACTGACCTCTGGAAGCTCTGGAATCGACGTCCGAACCGGTGGCAGAAGCCACATCAGTTCAAGCGAATGCTGATGGCGCATGTGCTGCTACGAGGCAATGCGGTGTGTCTGAAGGTCGTTTCTCGCGGTGCGCTGAAGGAGCTGATTCCGTTGCATCCCGATCGGGTCGAGATCAAGCAAAAAGACGATCTGTCGCTGAGCTTCGAATACACGCGCAAGAATGGCGGAAAATCGTTTTTCACCCAAGATGAGATCTTCCATCTCTACGGCCTGACGCTGAACGGGTATTCTGGCGTGACTCCGATTACATATGCGCGCGAGACGATCGGCCTGGCGCTTGCCCAAGAGAACTACGGCGCAAGTCAATTCAAGAACGGGATGCGCGCCAGTGGAGTGCTGACTCATCCACAGAAGCTCGGCGAGGAGTCACGCAAGAACATCAAAGCATCGCTCGACGAGTACCGAGCTGGCGGTGAGAGCGAAGGGAAATTCCTTCTTCTCGAAGAGGGGATGACGCAAAGCCAGCTTAAGATGACTGCGCAGGACACGCAGTGGGTCGAAAGCCGCAAGCTGTCGGTACGAGACATAGCGATGTTCTTCGGCGTGCCGCCGTCGATGATCGGTGATAATTCCGGCTCTGACTCAAACTGGGGCACTGGGCTTGAGCAGAAGGCCAACGGGTTTGTCACCTTCACGCTGGAAGACTATCTGACGATGTTCGAGGAGGGGATCACCATCGATCTCAACTCCGACCCGGCTATCTACGCCAAGTACAACCGTGCCGCTCTCGTCAAGGGCGACATCAAAGCTCGCTGGGATGCCTATGTGAAGGGGCTTCAGTGGGGCGTGTACTCGCCGAATGAAGTGCGTGCTCTGGAAGATCAGAACCCGCGCAAAGGCGGGGACATCTATTACCCGCCGCCGAACACTGCTGGTGGCAGCAATCCGGACAGCGAGACAGGGGAAGCGGGCAATGACGATCCGAAAACTGCCTGA
- a CDS encoding phage tail tube protein: MAQTEAEIGYGVLLKMLTGTGPDVYTTLGRQRDVTPPDGFSVDIVDATHNESPDVEEEVIPGIVRTKSITLEIEYKPNNAAVQLIQAAKRVKKTFRSVWPDGRYIQWVGYIEDFETEAPTEEKQIATLSIKRSGPATTNAASAPTNSVLPAISGTLEVDAVLTAYPGVWANEPTAFTYQWKNAGVNIGGATSKTYTVVAGDAGDSITVAVTGTNSAGSATATSAAVVIAS; this comes from the coding sequence ATGGCTCAAACTGAAGCCGAAATTGGCTATGGCGTATTGCTCAAGATGCTCACAGGCACCGGTCCGGATGTCTATACAACGCTCGGTCGTCAGCGAGACGTCACGCCGCCCGATGGGTTCTCTGTCGACATTGTCGACGCGACCCACAATGAAAGTCCCGATGTCGAGGAAGAGGTCATCCCCGGCATTGTTCGGACGAAGAGCATCACCCTCGAAATCGAGTACAAGCCGAACAATGCCGCGGTGCAGCTCATTCAAGCTGCCAAGCGGGTGAAGAAGACGTTCCGGTCGGTCTGGCCTGATGGCCGCTACATCCAGTGGGTCGGTTATATCGAGGATTTCGAAACCGAGGCGCCGACCGAGGAAAAGCAGATCGCGACTCTTTCTATCAAGCGCAGCGGTCCGGCGACAACCAATGCGGCTTCTGCACCGACAAACAGCGTTCTGCCAGCGATCTCCGGTACCTTGGAAGTTGATGCGGTCCTCACCGCGTATCCTGGCGTTTGGGCCAATGAGCCGACCGCTTTCACTTATCAGTGGAAGAACGCCGGTGTGAACATCGGCGGTGCCACCTCAAAGACCTACACGGTTGTTGCCGGCGATGCAGGCGATTCCATCACAGTTGCGGTTACCGGCACGAATTCCGCTGGTAGCGCGACCGCAACCAGCGCTGCTGTCGTGATCGCGTCCTGA
- the gp17 gene encoding tail completion protein gp17, translating to MALKDIRPALRAFLLGDAGLSAAVGAGRIYPDELPQGVTGDSVVYSEISAIGDHHNEGPSGLAQPRYQFSCWSKTKDGAYALSLLLQGRLDGYRGVMGAGAAAVTVQGVFLDNSRTVRDDAAKLFGRQQDYFIFYEER from the coding sequence ATGGCGCTGAAAGACATCCGGCCCGCGTTACGCGCCTTTCTGCTTGGCGATGCCGGCTTGTCCGCCGCCGTTGGCGCTGGCCGGATCTATCCCGACGAATTGCCGCAAGGCGTCACCGGCGACAGCGTGGTCTACAGCGAGATCAGCGCCATCGGCGATCACCATAATGAGGGGCCGTCCGGCCTTGCGCAGCCGCGATACCAGTTCTCCTGCTGGTCGAAGACGAAAGATGGGGCTTACGCCCTCAGCCTTCTCTTGCAGGGGCGGCTCGACGGCTATCGCGGCGTTATGGGCGCCGGTGCCGCGGCCGTCACCGTGCAGGGCGTATTCCTCGATAATTCGCGGACAGTGCGGGATGACGCAGCGAAGCTGTTCGGCCGGCAGCAGGACTATTTCATCTTTTACGAGGAGCGGTAG
- a CDS encoding head-tail connector protein: MYRPVLVTPPALKPITLAEAKAWLDIPYTNKDAVITGLIAAATAHLDGWTGILGRCLCEQTWRQDFDRLNRCLRLPLAPVISITSVKYDDADGVEQTVSSGDYELLNDDLGPYVRFKDAYSFPQVHDERPAVRVTYLAGYPNTGSEPDVTSTVPDDIKHAIALLVRHWFDNPTAVVVGVTAQSVPHAVDALLAPHRRIRF; this comes from the coding sequence ATGTATCGCCCCGTCCTGGTAACTCCGCCAGCGCTCAAGCCGATCACCCTTGCTGAGGCGAAGGCGTGGCTGGACATCCCGTACACCAACAAGGACGCGGTGATCACTGGTCTTATCGCTGCTGCAACAGCGCATCTCGATGGATGGACTGGGATACTTGGACGGTGTCTTTGCGAGCAGACCTGGCGGCAAGATTTCGACCGGCTTAACCGCTGCCTGCGTCTTCCGCTCGCTCCGGTGATTTCGATCACCAGCGTGAAATACGATGACGCTGATGGCGTCGAGCAGACCGTGTCATCCGGTGACTATGAATTACTCAATGACGATCTCGGTCCGTACGTCCGCTTCAAGGATGCATACTCTTTCCCGCAGGTCCATGATGAGCGGCCGGCGGTGAGGGTCACTTACTTGGCCGGATATCCGAACACCGGTTCGGAGCCGGATGTCACATCGACCGTGCCGGACGACATCAAGCACGCCATCGCGCTGCTGGTCAGGCACTGGTTCGATAATCCTACGGCCGTGGTCGTTGGCGTCACCGCACAATCGGTGCCTCATGCTGTCGACGCGCTTTTGGCGCCACATCGCAGGATCCGGTTCTGA
- a CDS encoding ASCH domain-containing protein, with the protein MKALSLKQPWAWAILSLGKDIENRSWVTAFRGRFLIHASKNFDVDGYDFVLRMAAEKRVVVPRATEFERGGIVGSAVVRDCVQASASPWFFGPHGFVLQGVQSLPFIPCRGQVGFFDVPAPADLERVPA; encoded by the coding sequence ATGAAGGCGCTTTCTCTTAAACAGCCGTGGGCATGGGCAATCCTAAGTCTCGGTAAAGACATCGAAAACCGTAGTTGGGTGACGGCCTTCCGAGGGCGCTTCCTGATTCATGCCAGCAAGAACTTCGACGTCGACGGATACGACTTCGTTTTGCGTATGGCGGCAGAGAAAAGAGTGGTCGTGCCGCGCGCCACCGAGTTCGAGCGCGGCGGAATTGTCGGCTCTGCGGTCGTTCGTGACTGCGTCCAGGCGTCGGCCTCGCCCTGGTTCTTCGGCCCGCATGGCTTCGTCCTGCAGGGCGTCCAATCCCTTCCATTCATCCCATGCCGCGGTCAGGTCGGTTTCTTCGACGTGCCCGCGCCAGCCGATCTGGAGCGCGTACCAGCATGA
- a CDS encoding head-tail adaptor protein, with protein sequence MQRRYDRIVTVQRATITQSPSGEEIQAWADIAFQIPAGQAPTPGAERFTNAQEVAEQEVTFTVRFLSIPDEYRPLTPKDRVIYPAEDVGANTQNPAAGRVYDVLGSEEVGRQVDLRIRCSRRTDV encoded by the coding sequence ATGCAGCGCAGGTACGATCGGATCGTGACGGTGCAGCGCGCCACCATCACGCAGTCGCCTTCGGGAGAAGAGATTCAGGCCTGGGCGGATATCGCCTTTCAGATCCCGGCCGGCCAGGCGCCGACGCCCGGTGCCGAGCGATTTACCAACGCACAGGAAGTTGCCGAGCAGGAAGTGACTTTTACGGTGCGGTTTCTTTCGATCCCCGATGAATATCGGCCGCTGACACCAAAGGACCGCGTGATTTATCCGGCTGAGGATGTCGGCGCGAATACGCAGAATCCGGCTGCCGGCCGGGTCTACGATGTCCTGGGATCAGAAGAGGTTGGCCGTCAGGTCGATCTTCGCATCCGCTGTTCGCGCCGGACGGACGTATAA
- a CDS encoding MT-A70 family methyltransferase produces MRAERRMGILIRELDLHRGGRPRKTGTDEEPVSVVKLADLGVDKKLSSRAQKVGGIADRAFEAMIARMRHDMSASRVRVSLDLVGRDKKEKAKADHAARVHHGCDVEDLHALIAAGRKFKAILIDPPWKFVARSEKGEGRSAGEHYTTTGLDPIKALPLAELADADCAMFMWMVDWCPKWAFELIEHWGFEHKTTAFTWAKENESGQGWHMGQGYWTRSNPEDCWLATRGHPQRIHADVRQLIVHPVMEHSRKPDEIHERIMRLVDGPYLEIYARRPREGWVTWGNEISREQFASICDESFDPETGEIIEHDGPEPVVEPAPGATEPGVTGAGSYDDLEIPACLDRRRPQIADQHGEAS; encoded by the coding sequence GTGCGCGCCGAACGCCGCATGGGAATCCTGATCAGGGAACTCGACCTTCACCGCGGCGGCCGACCTCGAAAAACCGGTACCGATGAGGAACCGGTTTCCGTTGTGAAGCTGGCTGACCTTGGTGTCGACAAAAAGCTCTCAAGCCGCGCGCAAAAAGTCGGCGGCATAGCCGATCGAGCGTTCGAGGCCATGATTGCCCGTATGCGTCACGACATGAGCGCCAGTCGTGTTCGTGTCTCTCTTGATTTGGTTGGCAGGGACAAGAAAGAGAAAGCGAAGGCGGATCATGCCGCGCGCGTGCACCATGGCTGCGATGTTGAAGACCTGCACGCGCTCATCGCTGCCGGCCGCAAGTTCAAGGCCATCCTGATTGATCCGCCATGGAAGTTTGTGGCGCGCAGCGAAAAAGGCGAAGGACGTTCGGCCGGCGAGCATTACACCACGACCGGGCTCGATCCGATCAAGGCGTTGCCGCTTGCGGAACTGGCCGATGCTGACTGCGCAATGTTCATGTGGATGGTCGATTGGTGCCCGAAATGGGCATTCGAACTGATCGAGCATTGGGGCTTCGAACATAAGACGACGGCCTTCACCTGGGCGAAGGAAAACGAGTCCGGTCAAGGCTGGCATATGGGGCAGGGCTACTGGACCCGATCGAACCCTGAGGATTGCTGGCTTGCCACGCGCGGGCATCCGCAGCGCATTCATGCTGATGTGCGCCAACTTATTGTTCATCCCGTGATGGAGCACAGTCGCAAGCCCGACGAGATCCACGAACGGATCATGCGTTTGGTCGACGGCCCCTATCTCGAAATCTATGCGCGCCGGCCGCGCGAGGGTTGGGTGACATGGGGCAATGAAATTTCGCGCGAGCAATTCGCGTCTATCTGCGATGAGTCTTTCGACCCGGAGACCGGCGAAATCATCGAACACGACGGCCCGGAACCCGTCGTGGAGCCCGCGCCTGGCGCCACCGAGCCCGGTGTTACAGGCGCGGGCTCATACGATGATCTGGAAATCCCGGCATGCCTCGATCGACGTCGTCCGCAGATAGCGGATCAACACGGGGAGGCGTCATGA
- a CDS encoding endonuclease domain-containing protein, with protein sequence MSSVDDAVDRLKQAIDEEIRMTVRDGVERLSSLCESPIETLFLASFVFADAWGRFISGEQVRLAVLAPEQSPGKAGIELAPQYPWQGYRIDFAWFARGELQFFVECDGHNFHERTPAQAERDRSKDRAIQQAGIPILRFTGREIWRDPFGCVMQCLSFPMKFKPK encoded by the coding sequence ATGAGTTCAGTTGATGATGCTGTTGATCGTCTCAAGCAGGCGATCGATGAAGAAATCAGGATGACTGTCAGGGACGGGGTAGAGCGGCTATCGTCTCTTTGCGAGAGTCCGATCGAAACGCTTTTTCTGGCGTCCTTTGTCTTTGCCGATGCATGGGGCCGCTTCATCAGCGGTGAGCAAGTAAGGCTGGCTGTTTTAGCGCCAGAGCAATCACCTGGAAAGGCTGGGATAGAGTTAGCTCCGCAGTACCCATGGCAGGGGTATCGAATCGACTTCGCGTGGTTTGCGCGCGGTGAATTGCAATTTTTTGTCGAGTGCGACGGTCACAATTTCCACGAGCGTACGCCGGCTCAAGCTGAGCGGGATCGCTCGAAGGATAGAGCAATCCAGCAGGCTGGCATTCCAATCCTCCGGTTCACCGGTCGAGAAATTTGGCGCGACCCGTTCGGTTGCGTGATGCAATGCCTGAGCTTCCCCATGAAATTCAAGCCGAAGTGA